A genomic segment from Verrucomicrobiota bacterium encodes:
- a CDS encoding tRNA-(ms[2]io[6]A)-hydroxylase translates to MLLFRAKPPASWLPKVLNQLPQVLIDHAHLERKAATTALNLEKYKELYGRVSELNAIAIEELQHFELVLNLLRHRHIPFGQPYPSPWITGLMRAVRKGRTFQVIDHLIACALIEGRSCEKFQILGEALQDRDPELAAFYRGLVESEGNHYATYLRMARAIDEAETDRRLDAFLDLEAALISDPHDAPILH, encoded by the coding sequence ATGTTGCTCTTTCGTGCCAAGCCTCCAGCCTCCTGGCTCCCCAAAGTGCTGAACCAGCTTCCCCAAGTCCTCATCGATCACGCTCACCTCGAAAGAAAGGCCGCCACCACCGCCCTCAATCTCGAGAAGTACAAGGAACTCTACGGACGCGTCAGCGAACTGAACGCCATCGCCATCGAAGAACTTCAGCACTTCGAACTCGTTCTCAACTTGCTCCGGCATCGCCACATCCCTTTCGGTCAGCCTTATCCCAGTCCCTGGATCACCGGACTCATGCGAGCCGTGCGCAAGGGCCGGACATTTCAAGTCATCGATCACTTGATCGCCTGCGCGCTCATCGAGGGACGCAGTTGCGAGAAGTTCCAAATTCTCGGCGAAGCCCTTCAGGATCGCGACCCAGAACTCGCGGCTTTCTATCGCGGCCTCGTGGAGTCCGAAGGCAATCATTACGCGACCTACCTGCGGATGGCGCGTGCGATCGATGAGGCGGAGACGGACCGCCGCCTGGACGCTTTTCTTGACCTGGAAGCCGCGCTCATCTCCGACCCCCACGACGCGCCGATCCTCCATTAA